One region of Vibrio pelagius genomic DNA includes:
- a CDS encoding diflavin oxidoreductase: MKVPHLPQDIPFNEDQKTWLAGFFSGLHSRLLVKEESVVHAESKPQVKGLTILYGSQTGNAESVAYDTAEKAKEYGLTATVQDMDDVDAQVFVKSSRILIVTSTYGEGEHPDNAETLWETMSSDNAPQLSNTYFSVLALGDTSYDDFCLAGKEWDERLVELGATRVTDRVDCDIDFEQPAEEWMIATLPAIAAQGEDSEAVSGSSPSAKQKSKYGRKNPLQATLKHKRVLTKQGSSKEIVHYELSLEGSGEFYKPGDALNVIPENQPELVSALLDHFQFSGDEKPSWNGENHSLRELFTCYLDIRTPSKELVKALAEAASDHRVIQMLGSDDTSALNDFLWGKDILDLVKAYPTVSLSLAEILSLLRPIAPRAYSISSSLNKHNDEVHLTIGSVRYNNGERDYNGTCSTWLADLVDEGKKVPCYFAPNKNFAVPEDDKAPMIMVGPGTGIAPFRAFLEEREVQASPGDNWLIFGDRNSATDYIYQEEIEALQQKEVLTRLDLAFSRDQEQKVYVQDKMRDSGAELFAWLERGGYFFVCGDAYYMAKDVDKALHEIIAEHGGLDDDGAKAYVNQLKKQKRYVRDVY; this comes from the coding sequence ATGAAAGTACCTCATTTGCCACAAGATATACCATTTAATGAAGACCAAAAGACTTGGTTGGCGGGCTTCTTTTCAGGCCTTCATTCACGCCTTTTGGTTAAGGAAGAGTCCGTTGTACATGCGGAGTCTAAGCCTCAAGTAAAAGGGCTAACTATCCTCTATGGTTCACAAACAGGTAACGCAGAGAGCGTTGCCTATGACACGGCAGAGAAAGCCAAAGAGTACGGCTTAACTGCAACTGTTCAAGATATGGATGACGTTGACGCGCAAGTCTTTGTTAAGTCATCGCGTATTCTGATTGTCACCAGTACCTATGGTGAGGGTGAACACCCAGATAACGCAGAGACACTGTGGGAAACCATGAGCAGTGACAATGCACCTCAACTTAGTAATACCTACTTCTCAGTTCTGGCTCTGGGTGACACCAGCTATGATGATTTCTGTCTGGCTGGTAAAGAGTGGGATGAGCGATTGGTTGAGCTTGGGGCAACTCGCGTGACTGACCGTGTCGACTGTGACATCGACTTTGAACAACCTGCAGAAGAGTGGATGATCGCTACCCTACCGGCTATCGCGGCACAAGGCGAAGATAGCGAAGCGGTATCTGGTTCATCACCATCTGCGAAGCAAAAATCCAAGTACGGTCGTAAGAACCCTCTGCAAGCAACACTGAAACATAAGCGGGTGCTGACCAAGCAAGGCTCAAGTAAAGAGATCGTACACTATGAGCTTTCACTAGAAGGCTCGGGCGAGTTCTACAAACCGGGTGATGCTCTTAATGTGATCCCAGAAAACCAACCTGAGCTAGTGAGCGCGCTACTCGATCACTTCCAGTTCAGTGGTGATGAGAAGCCATCATGGAATGGCGAAAACCACAGCTTGCGTGAGCTGTTCACCTGTTACCTAGATATCCGAACGCCATCAAAAGAGCTAGTCAAAGCTCTCGCAGAAGCAGCCAGCGATCACCGAGTGATCCAGATGCTAGGCAGTGACGATACCAGTGCACTCAATGACTTCCTTTGGGGTAAAGATATCCTCGATCTTGTGAAAGCTTACCCAACCGTGTCGTTGTCACTGGCTGAGATTTTATCTTTACTAAGACCAATTGCACCACGCGCTTACTCGATCTCATCCAGCTTAAACAAACATAATGATGAAGTTCACCTCACCATTGGCAGCGTGCGTTACAACAATGGTGAAAGAGACTACAACGGTACTTGTTCGACATGGCTTGCAGATCTTGTTGACGAAGGTAAGAAAGTCCCTTGTTACTTTGCTCCAAACAAAAACTTTGCGGTTCCTGAAGATGATAAAGCGCCAATGATCATGGTCGGTCCAGGGACAGGTATCGCGCCATTCCGCGCCTTCCTTGAGGAGCGTGAAGTGCAAGCGTCCCCTGGTGACAACTGGTTGATCTTTGGTGACCGCAATAGCGCTACCGATTATATCTACCAAGAAGAGATCGAAGCTTTACAGCAAAAAGAGGTACTGACTCGACTTGATCTCGCGTTCTCACGTGACCAAGAACAGAAGGTGTATGTACAAGATAAGATGCGCGACAGCGGCGCTGAACTATTTGCTTGGCTAGAACGTGGCGGGTACTTCTTTGTCTGTGGCGATGCCTACTACATGGCGAAAGACGTCGATAAAGCGCTGCATGAGATTATTGCCGAGCATGGCGGTCTCGATGACGATGGCGCTAAAGCGTACGTCAATCAGCTCAAAAAGCAGAAACGCTACGTGCGTGATGTCTACTAG
- a CDS encoding glutamate synthase-related protein, which yields MNQESRSLYDREHEHSSCGVGFITDKTGEQTHQLLSLAHQALCTIPHRGGMNAEGIGDGAGVNIDLSINFYRHLLKSSNLKSGNFGVANFFFPFNREHHAQAKQLIEENLTKYQLDIALWREVPVDPSAVNDASRQVQQSIQQVVFLNGNLSRSADLFEHQINLALAEIESVGFTDDALSGFYPLSMSSKTQVYKGRLNSWEVVPYFSDLSHPEHHITTLFFHTRFSTNTAPATMMAQPFRRMAHNGELNTDKKNRLSEDAIARQQQKRVIFPKGQSDSARLDQTLARRVVEDELDIVTAVLAMMPPAWENDERLSPEVKAMLEYFSLSEEKNDGPAALIFSDGQKVGARLDRLGLRPLRSVETDRYLAVMSEAGQIDFPAEEIVRFGRIQAGGMIYFDHATGRSYETKEILETLAKERNYGALLESARITLSDLETASLDKVTENENFSAYSRHVAYSLNQESFKFFLDPMIEHGAEKITAMGFGLAPNVLTDEEGGMSKYFSQRFAQVTNPPLDSLRESDGMTLRVALGAKPNFSPSESVQLVLNSPILQPQQLEQIFSQDRIKVETFDALFNPTLNSREDNAKRVSEALTELCDQIQASIENGTNIVVLSDKQIGNGKAALPAILTATAVNQRLIKRGLRFDASVIYQTGQAASSHDIACLLGFGISAVCPISVYHRAKTLCNNQSIEQGLKNFQKACEKSLMKTMGKFGLCTVESYIGGEFFESNFLDTDSEQLNSFFPNISSPVGGAQFDDLAWSSAKWHFKALAINEENQIPLLGLFKERQDGAGHSFGNTAVREYINMTQEEVRYVDPVAEQALESTVATSEDVAYKKTGYEKLSPEEIDKFQITPAYRAFADNLYRERETRPATLRDILLLPLNFNQAQSADEFSHLLDRFHFEGNVNYLWSGLEVQASSDIANHFILTLNNRERVNSLRIAIETTWSEKVEHVAVVDETIELTAKPSLEAFLSRVKTTRQPIALEQVEPAHLITPAFASGAMSHGALNANAHQAVAQGTNIAGAMSNSGEGGEHSSRFNSIKSSKIKQFASGRFGVWVGYLADPRLEEIEIKIAQGAKPGEGGQLPSPKVTVEIAAARGGTPGVELVSPPPHHDTYSIEDLGQLIHDAKAARVRVIVKLVSSEGIGTIAVGVAKAGADIINVAGNTGGTGAAAVTSLKNTGRAAEIGIAEVHQALSENGLRDKVTLRCSNAHQTGIDVIKSAIMGGDSFEFGTTALMMLKCVMAKNCNVKCPAGLTTNPELYQGDPRALAQYFLNVAHEVREILARLGYSSLQEIRGKSELLHLANHHSIVGKLNVTGLLREVDLVKVAKPVYLEADFTPDDNLIEQLLADYFEQEERHIVLDAGKLNNRNKSTGGQLSIDIERALNYQSKAQQHPATLTAANGRRFFDAESIVVKSHGSAGQSYAAFNNSGLVMEHTGTCNDGVGKGSSGGHIVVRSPSQRKLKAGNNVLIGNFALFGATGGQAFVQGEAGDRFAVRNSGAVAVVEGVGDFCCEYMTNGSVINLGGFGKGFGNGMSGGIAYQYDIDGQFVNSCSADSVLTVPLIEQNPGYEEALKWHLEQHVRFTGSHKAQRILKDWPTSRTLFTLVVPFALLHSQHPETILSSHTRKQMLEELIQGQANNLIEAVHFAYRDQKALANGLSPQYGDMDTPLICDLLTHSGVLHRAHQLAKNSTSDAQVIQRMFELKDKKLYDQLLKDVKEAVSNYSDDELSVLLANKRIQDYKASLERRDVWDTHSRGTTVWIMAREQDISKEMKAIEPINQRLATLYCYTFADVIREQIEQAKQTEQEAHIA from the coding sequence ATGAATCAGGAATCTCGCTCGCTTTATGACCGCGAGCATGAACACTCCAGCTGTGGGGTGGGCTTCATCACCGATAAAACTGGTGAACAGACCCATCAATTGCTGTCTCTTGCCCACCAAGCTCTGTGTACTATCCCACATCGTGGAGGTATGAACGCAGAAGGTATTGGTGATGGTGCTGGGGTCAACATTGACCTGTCGATTAACTTTTACCGTCATCTGCTTAAGAGCTCAAATCTTAAGTCTGGCAACTTTGGTGTTGCGAACTTCTTCTTTCCTTTCAATCGTGAACACCATGCTCAAGCAAAACAACTCATAGAAGAAAATCTGACTAAATATCAACTAGATATCGCGCTATGGCGTGAGGTCCCTGTTGACCCATCAGCCGTCAACGACGCGTCACGTCAAGTGCAGCAATCAATCCAGCAAGTGGTGTTTTTAAATGGTAACTTGTCTCGCAGCGCAGATCTTTTCGAACATCAAATCAATCTTGCGTTGGCTGAAATTGAATCTGTAGGCTTCACCGATGATGCTCTGTCTGGTTTCTATCCTCTGTCGATGAGTTCAAAAACTCAAGTTTACAAAGGACGCTTAAACTCTTGGGAAGTCGTACCCTATTTTAGTGATCTTAGCCACCCTGAGCACCACATCACGACTCTATTCTTCCACACACGTTTTTCAACCAACACTGCGCCAGCTACCATGATGGCTCAACCTTTCCGCCGCATGGCTCACAACGGTGAATTGAACACGGACAAGAAAAACCGACTCAGTGAAGATGCCATCGCACGTCAGCAACAGAAGCGAGTGATCTTTCCAAAAGGTCAGTCGGACTCGGCTCGACTCGACCAGACACTGGCGCGCCGCGTCGTTGAAGATGAGCTAGACATAGTGACCGCTGTATTGGCGATGATGCCACCAGCGTGGGAAAACGATGAGCGACTTTCTCCAGAAGTGAAAGCGATGCTTGAGTACTTCAGTCTTTCTGAAGAGAAAAACGATGGTCCAGCAGCTCTTATTTTCTCCGATGGTCAAAAAGTCGGAGCTCGATTAGACCGACTAGGTCTGCGTCCATTGCGTAGCGTTGAAACAGACCGCTACCTTGCAGTGATGAGTGAAGCAGGTCAGATCGACTTTCCTGCCGAAGAGATTGTGCGCTTTGGACGAATTCAAGCCGGTGGCATGATCTACTTCGATCACGCGACAGGTCGTAGCTACGAGACCAAGGAGATCCTCGAAACTCTGGCGAAAGAGCGTAACTATGGCGCTCTACTTGAATCAGCTCGTATTACCCTTAGTGATCTTGAGACAGCCTCCTTAGATAAGGTGACCGAAAATGAAAACTTCAGCGCCTACAGTCGTCATGTGGCCTACTCTCTGAACCAAGAGAGCTTTAAATTCTTCCTCGATCCTATGATTGAGCATGGTGCTGAGAAGATCACTGCGATGGGCTTTGGCCTTGCGCCAAACGTGCTCACCGATGAAGAAGGCGGCATGTCCAAGTACTTTAGCCAACGTTTTGCACAGGTCACCAATCCGCCTCTCGACTCTTTACGTGAATCGGATGGTATGACACTGCGTGTCGCTCTTGGGGCAAAGCCTAATTTCAGCCCAAGCGAATCTGTACAACTGGTGCTCAACTCACCAATTCTACAACCTCAACAACTTGAACAGATTTTCTCGCAAGATCGAATCAAAGTTGAAACATTTGACGCCCTTTTCAATCCAACATTAAATAGCAGAGAAGATAACGCAAAGCGCGTTTCTGAAGCCCTCACCGAACTCTGTGACCAGATTCAGGCTTCGATTGAGAACGGCACCAACATCGTGGTACTCAGCGATAAACAGATTGGCAATGGCAAGGCTGCACTGCCAGCGATTCTTACTGCCACTGCCGTCAACCAGAGACTGATTAAACGCGGCCTGCGTTTCGATGCCAGCGTGATTTACCAAACGGGTCAGGCGGCAAGTAGTCACGATATCGCCTGTCTCTTAGGTTTTGGTATCTCAGCCGTCTGCCCTATCTCTGTCTACCACCGCGCCAAAACACTGTGTAACAACCAATCGATAGAGCAAGGCTTAAAGAACTTCCAAAAAGCCTGCGAAAAATCGCTGATGAAGACCATGGGTAAATTTGGTCTTTGTACGGTAGAAAGTTATATCGGTGGTGAGTTCTTCGAGTCAAACTTCCTTGATACCGACTCAGAACAGCTCAACAGTTTCTTCCCGAATATCAGTTCACCAGTTGGCGGGGCTCAATTTGATGATCTCGCGTGGAGCTCAGCAAAGTGGCACTTTAAAGCCCTAGCGATCAATGAAGAAAATCAGATCCCGTTACTGGGTCTGTTTAAAGAACGTCAAGATGGTGCGGGCCACAGCTTCGGTAATACCGCGGTTCGTGAATACATCAACATGACACAAGAAGAGGTGCGCTACGTTGACCCGGTTGCTGAACAAGCGCTTGAATCGACTGTCGCCACCAGTGAAGACGTCGCGTATAAGAAGACTGGCTATGAGAAGCTCAGTCCTGAAGAGATCGATAAGTTCCAAATAACGCCGGCTTATCGTGCCTTTGCTGATAATTTGTATCGTGAACGTGAAACTCGCCCTGCAACACTGCGTGACATCTTGCTGCTGCCTCTGAACTTCAATCAAGCGCAAAGTGCCGATGAGTTCTCTCACCTGCTCGACCGTTTCCATTTCGAAGGTAATGTGAATTACCTTTGGTCGGGATTAGAGGTGCAAGCTTCTTCAGACATCGCAAATCACTTCATTCTGACGCTCAATAACCGCGAACGAGTTAACTCACTACGAATTGCGATTGAGACCACTTGGTCAGAAAAAGTGGAACATGTCGCAGTTGTCGATGAAACCATTGAACTCACTGCCAAGCCTTCTCTTGAAGCTTTCTTATCTCGCGTCAAAACGACAAGACAACCGATCGCGCTTGAGCAAGTCGAACCCGCTCACCTTATTACACCAGCCTTTGCTTCTGGCGCAATGAGTCACGGCGCCCTGAATGCCAATGCTCACCAAGCCGTAGCGCAAGGTACTAACATCGCTGGCGCGATGAGTAACTCGGGCGAAGGGGGGGAACACTCTTCTCGCTTCAACTCCATCAAATCGAGCAAGATTAAGCAGTTTGCTTCAGGCCGTTTTGGTGTTTGGGTCGGCTACCTTGCAGATCCGCGGCTTGAAGAGATCGAGATCAAAATTGCACAAGGGGCAAAACCAGGTGAAGGTGGTCAGTTGCCATCACCAAAAGTAACGGTAGAAATTGCCGCTGCGCGTGGTGGTACTCCCGGCGTGGAACTTGTCAGCCCACCACCCCACCACGATACCTACTCGATAGAGGATTTAGGCCAGCTAATCCATGACGCGAAAGCCGCACGTGTACGCGTGATCGTTAAGCTCGTATCGTCTGAAGGTATTGGTACCATCGCCGTTGGTGTCGCCAAAGCGGGCGCAGACATCATTAACGTGGCAGGCAACACCGGTGGTACTGGTGCTGCAGCCGTAACCAGTTTGAAGAATACAGGCCGTGCAGCAGAAATCGGTATCGCCGAAGTGCATCAGGCTCTAAGTGAAAATGGCCTGCGCGATAAGGTCACACTGCGTTGTTCAAACGCACACCAAACCGGTATCGACGTAATTAAGTCTGCCATCATGGGGGGCGATTCGTTCGAGTTCGGTACCACAGCACTGATGATGCTCAAGTGCGTCATGGCTAAGAACTGTAATGTGAAATGTCCAGCCGGCCTGACGACCAACCCAGAGTTGTACCAAGGCGATCCACGAGCCCTTGCTCAATACTTCCTTAACGTTGCCCATGAGGTTCGTGAGATCTTGGCTCGCCTCGGCTACAGCAGCTTGCAAGAGATTCGAGGTAAGAGTGAACTGCTTCACCTTGCTAACCACCACAGCATTGTTGGTAAGCTCAATGTGACCGGTTTACTGCGTGAAGTCGACCTTGTTAAGGTTGCGAAACCCGTTTATCTAGAAGCTGACTTCACGCCAGATGACAACCTTATTGAACAGTTACTCGCTGACTACTTTGAACAAGAAGAACGCCACATTGTTCTGGATGCGGGTAAGCTCAATAACCGCAACAAATCAACAGGTGGTCAACTCTCCATCGATATCGAACGTGCACTAAACTACCAAAGCAAGGCGCAGCAACACCCTGCTACACTCACAGCGGCGAATGGTCGTCGCTTCTTTGATGCCGAGTCTATCGTGGTAAAAAGCCATGGCAGCGCAGGTCAAAGTTACGCTGCATTTAACAACAGCGGTCTGGTCATGGAGCACACGGGTACCTGTAACGACGGTGTCGGTAAAGGCTCAAGCGGCGGTCATATTGTGGTGCGTTCACCAAGCCAACGTAAATTGAAAGCAGGTAACAACGTTCTGATCGGCAACTTTGCTCTGTTTGGCGCAACTGGCGGTCAAGCCTTTGTCCAGGGTGAAGCGGGCGACCGTTTTGCAGTGCGTAACTCTGGTGCGGTTGCTGTTGTTGAAGGGGTTGGTGACTTCTGTTGTGAATACATGACTAACGGTTCCGTAATCAACCTTGGAGGCTTTGGTAAGGGCTTCGGCAACGGTATGTCTGGTGGTATTGCTTACCAGTATGACATCGATGGTCAGTTCGTAAATAGCTGCAGCGCCGACTCGGTACTCACCGTGCCTTTGATTGAACAAAACCCAGGGTACGAAGAAGCGCTTAAGTGGCATTTAGAACAGCATGTTCGCTTTACGGGTTCACACAAGGCGCAGCGTATCCTCAAAGATTGGCCGACCAGCCGCACCTTGTTCACGCTTGTGGTTCCATTTGCTCTGCTACATAGCCAACATCCTGAAACGATTCTGAGTTCTCACACGCGTAAGCAGATGCTGGAAGAGCTTATCCAAGGCCAAGCGAATAACCTAATCGAAGCGGTGCACTTTGCCTACCGTGATCAAAAAGCTCTGGCCAATGGGTTGAGCCCACAATATGGCGACATGGATACTCCACTGATCTGCGATCTATTAACCCACAGTGGTGTGTTGCATCGAGCTCACCAACTGGCTAAAAACAGCACCAGTGATGCTCAAGTGATTCAACGTATGTTTGAGCTGAAAGATAAAAAGCTCTACGACCAACTGCTTAAAGACGTTAAAGAAGCGGTTTCGAACTACAGTGATGACGAGCTTTCAGTGCTACTCGCTAACAAGCGTATTCAAGACTATAAGGCTTCACTTGAGAGACGCGATGTGTGGGACACCCACAGCCGCGGCACGACCGTATGGATCATGGCAAGAGAACAAGATATCAGCAAAGAGATGAAAGCGATTGAACCAATCAATCAGCGCTTAGCAACACTTTACTGCTACACCTTTGCCGATGTGATCCGTGAGCAGATCGAACAAGCAAAACAAACAGAACAAGAAGCCCATATAGCCTAA
- a CDS encoding glutamate synthase subunit beta — protein sequence MGKPTGFLEHGRELPKKLDPSVRIEDNKEFVLNEEFGDKINTQASRCMDCGVPFCHNGCPIGNIIPEFNDAVYRDSWEEAWNILSTTNNFPEFTGRVCPAPCESACVLGINQDPITICNIEKTIVETAYREGYAKPKTPRSRTGKTVAIIGSGPAGLAAAEQLNSAGHSVTVFERDEKVGGLLRFGIPDFKLGMDVIDRKINLMAEAGVEFKVNQHIGVDVNAQQLRQEFDVVLLTGGSTVPRDLPVPGRELKGVHFAMEFLGQNNRRANDMDLKGEEIHAKDKHVVVIGGGDTGSDCVGTSNRHKAASVTQVEIMPIPPEKRPANMPWPQYPMIMKTTTSHEEGCERHWNILTKEFIGNDKGEVTGLRIADIVWQDAKPGERPGFEEVANSERVIPCDMAFLAMGFLHPEPTGVLAQLDIKLDDRGNVATDGFATNQKGVFAAGDMRTGQSLVVRCINEGRECAIAIDNFLMGNSNLEAKANSLMLSA from the coding sequence ATGGGTAAGCCTACTGGATTTTTAGAGCATGGTCGTGAGCTTCCAAAGAAGCTCGACCCATCAGTTCGTATCGAAGACAACAAAGAGTTCGTACTTAACGAAGAGTTTGGCGACAAAATCAACACACAAGCTTCTCGTTGTATGGACTGTGGTGTCCCTTTCTGCCACAACGGTTGCCCGATTGGTAACATCATCCCAGAGTTTAACGACGCGGTTTACCGTGACAGCTGGGAAGAGGCTTGGAACATTCTAAGTACTACCAACAACTTCCCTGAATTCACAGGTCGTGTGTGCCCAGCTCCTTGTGAGAGCGCATGTGTGCTTGGCATTAACCAAGACCCAATCACCATCTGTAACATTGAGAAGACGATTGTCGAAACTGCGTACCGCGAAGGGTACGCAAAACCTAAAACACCTCGCTCTCGCACAGGTAAAACGGTGGCAATCATCGGCTCTGGCCCTGCAGGTCTGGCAGCTGCTGAACAGCTAAACAGTGCGGGTCACTCAGTAACGGTATTTGAGCGTGATGAAAAAGTTGGCGGCCTACTCCGCTTCGGTATCCCAGACTTCAAACTGGGTATGGACGTGATTGATCGTAAGATCAACCTCATGGCTGAAGCAGGCGTTGAGTTCAAAGTCAATCAACATATCGGTGTTGACGTGAATGCACAACAGCTTCGTCAAGAGTTCGATGTAGTACTACTCACAGGTGGCTCAACGGTTCCACGTGACCTTCCAGTTCCAGGTCGTGAACTAAAAGGCGTTCACTTCGCAATGGAGTTCCTTGGTCAAAACAACCGCCGTGCAAATGACATGGATCTTAAGGGTGAAGAGATTCACGCAAAAGACAAACATGTTGTGGTCATCGGTGGTGGTGATACAGGCTCTGACTGTGTCGGTACCTCTAACCGCCATAAAGCAGCAAGTGTTACTCAGGTTGAGATCATGCCGATCCCACCAGAGAAACGCCCTGCAAACATGCCTTGGCCTCAATACCCAATGATCATGAAGACAACCACTTCTCACGAAGAAGGTTGTGAGCGTCACTGGAACATTCTGACCAAAGAGTTCATCGGTAACGATAAGGGTGAAGTTACTGGTCTACGTATCGCAGACATCGTTTGGCAAGATGCTAAACCAGGTGAGCGCCCAGGGTTTGAAGAAGTAGCGAATTCAGAGCGTGTTATTCCATGTGATATGGCATTCCTAGCGATGGGCTTCCTACACCCAGAACCAACAGGTGTACTTGCTCAGCTAGATATCAAACTGGATGATCGCGGCAACGTGGCGACTGACGGCTTTGCAACCAACCAGAAAGGTGTGTTTGCAGCGGGTGATATGCGTACCGGTCAATCTCTGGTTGTACGTTGTATCAACGAAGGTCGTGAATGTGCGATTGCTATCGATAACTTCCTGATGGGCAACTCAAACCTAGAAGCGAAAGCAAACTCATTGATGCTTTCAGCATAG